Proteins encoded within one genomic window of Theobroma cacao cultivar B97-61/B2 chromosome 7, Criollo_cocoa_genome_V2, whole genome shotgun sequence:
- the LOC108662833 gene encoding putative disease resistance protein RGA3: MAEAIPYGTISNILSKLVWLVGEELGLASVWDEELEKLLETLNTINAVLLDAEEKQESNRALKNCISRLGDVVYDADDLLDEVDYEIQHQKVHARGKVSEVHVWEHVRNFFSPSNPLVIGLNMGHRIKEIRGRLDAVAADMSKFNLREIVGELGKKAKDTGRETASKVRSELIIGREKDKELIIESLLKKQKDDHGDIIPIVAIVGFGGLGKTSLAQLVYVDAKVKSSFDQQIWVCVSEDFNICMIFKEILKSLDNTVKVDNLNLDQVLTELEEKLRGKRYLLVLDDVWNENNLKWDDFSNYLVCYGAPGSKILVTTRSKIVASAMGIRDSYLLEGLNEDQSWALFKQVAFKGQGQIDTDLRVIGEDVARRCKGVPLALKCLGGLMRQKPSKNYWSSVQENGIWKSLEKDGNTSLVLRLSYDHLPSHLKQCFVFCSVFPKDFKISKDNLIQSWRAQGYIQLEENENIQDLGDEYFNDLLLRSFFQEEEKDMYGNIICCKMHDLIHDLALSLKGRHFHWMKDEKERISKGVRHVSLENNSKGVVLTLLETKEIRTIFFRIHIFEDLFIQNVTFSSFNCLRMLNLSKMGIVTLPDSIGELKHLRYLDLSVNKEMKVLPDAITKLHHLQTLLLYHCITLEELPRDIQHLISLEYLKIDDCHALKYLPKGLGELTSLQRLDRFILNSVEESFSTAATLNELRDLDDLGNSLTIEHLEKVRNVELESKEALKKKKRLHSLQLCWRPLNWRRTSSSERVGNEKDESLLNNLEPHLNLKGLKLSDYGGARFSSWLSSLTNLVQLEIKHFCNCQHLPPLDHLSSLKSLSLEYSNVLEHLPPLGHLSSLESLDLCGLDVLEYVADSFPLPCSTSRESFFPCLKKLSIWRCPNLKGWWKTKNENQGSIAELPCFPCLSELYIGKCPNLTSMPLFPSLDQRFSLNDTSVSLLQQTLEMKMTSEEASSSLGSACHSYSSTTLPLSNLKRLSLVDIKDLEVLPFLQNLTSLEYLLLRDCPKLELLLPEKMSCVVPIKKLCVSNCPNLRALPDWRLNLTSLKTIKIEKCLKLRHIPEGTFDLTSL; the protein is encoded by the coding sequence ATGGCGGAAGCAATTCCATACGGGACAATCAGTAACATCTTGTCCAAGTTGGTGTGGCTTGTTGGGGAAGAGCTTGGCTTGGCTTCCGTCTGGGACGAGGAGCTGGAGAAGCTTCTAGAGACTCTCAACACAATAAACGCCGTCCTTCTTGATGCTGAGGAGAAGCAGGAGAGTAACCGGGCCTTGAAGAACTGCATAAGTCGGCTAGGAGATGTTGTCTATGATGCAGACGACTTATTGGATGAAGTCGACTATGAAATCCAACACCAGAAGGTACATGCTCGGGGAAAAGTATCCGAGGTTCATGTTTGGGAACATGTACGCAATTTCTTTTCACCCTCGAACCCTCTAGTCATTGGTCTTAACATGGGTCATAGAATTAAGGAGATTAGAGGGAGGCTGGACGCAGTTGCAGCAGATATGTCTAAGTTTAACTTGAGGGAGATAGTTGGAGAACTGGGTAAGAAAGCTAAGGATACTGGCAGGGAGACTGCCTCAAAGGTGAGATCGGAATTAATAAtagggagagagaaagataaaGAGCTTATTATAGAATCATTGTTGAAGAAGCAAAAAGATGATCATGGTGACATCATCCCCATTGTTGCCATTGTTGGGTTTGGAGGTTTGGGAAAGACCTCGCTGGCCCAGTTGGTGTATGTCGATGCAAAAGTAAAAAGCTCTTTCGACCAACAGATATGGGTATGTGTTTCTGAAGACTTTAATATATGTATGATTTTTAAGGAAATCTTGAAGTCTTTGGACAACACGGTCAAAGTGGATAACTTGAATCTAGATCAAGTCCTAACAGaacttgaagaaaaattaagagGGAAGAGATATTTATTGGTGTTGGATGATGTGTGGaatgaaaacaatttaaagtgggatgatttttcaaattatctaGTCTGTTATGGTGCTCCTGGAAGCAAAATTCTTGTGACAACTCGTAGTAAGATAGTTGCATCAGCTATGGGGATACGCGATTCTTACCTTCTAGAAGGTCTCAATGAGGATCAATCTTGGGCTTTGTTTAAGCAGGTGGCATTTAAAGGACAAGGCCAAATCGATACAGACcttagagtaattggagaagATGTTGCACGAAGATGCAAAGGAGTTCCTCTTGCTCTCAAATGTTTGGGAGGATTGATGAGACAAAAGCCTAGTAAAAATTATTGGTCGTCTGTCCAAGAAAATGGAATCTGGAAGTCACTCGAAAAGGATGGTAATACTTCCCTGGTGTTAAGATTGAGTTATGATCACTTACCAAGTCATTTAAAacaatgttttgttttttgttcgGTTTTCCCAAAAGACTTCAAGATATCTAAAGACAACTTGATCCAATCATGGCGAGCACAAGGTTACATTCAATTAGAGGAAAATGAGAATATACAAGACCTTGGTGATGAATACTTTAATGATTTGCTATTAAGATCATTTTTTCAAGAGGAGGAGAAAGATATGTATGGGAATATCATCTGTTGTAAAATGCATGACCTTATCCATGATCTTGCATTATCATTAAAAGGTCGTCATTTTCATtggatgaaagatgaaaaagaaagaatttcaaaaggAGTTCGACATGTGTCATTAGAAAACAATTCCAAAGGAGTTGTTTTGACTTTGTTGGAAACAAAAGAGATAAGAACTATATTTTTTCGGATACACATTTTTgaggatttatttattcaaaatgTAACTTTTTCAAGCTTCAATTGTTTACGAATGTTGAATTTGAGTAAGATGGGCATTGTCACTTTGCCAGATTCAATTGGTGAATTGAAGCACTTGAGATATCTTGATCTTTCTGTTAATAAGGAGATGAAAGTGCTTCCAGATGCAATAACCAAATTGCACCATTTGCAAACTCTATTActatatcattgcatcactCTTGAAGAGTTACCAAGGGATATACAACACTTGATTAGTTTGGAATATCTCAAGATTGATGATTGCCATGCCCTAAAGTACTTGCCAAAAGGGTTAGGGGAATTGACTTCGTTACAAAGATTGGACAGATTTATTCTGAACAGTGTTGAAGAAAGTTTCTCAACTGCAGCCACGTTGAATGAGTTGAGGGACCTAGATGAccttggaaacagcttaacaATTGAACACTTAGAAAAGGTGAGGAATGTGGAGTTAGAATCGAAAGAggcattaaagaaaaagaaacggCTTCATTCTTTGCAATTGTGCTGGAGACCCTTGAACTGGCGGAGGACTTCCTCTTCAGAACGAGTGGGCAATGAAAAGGATGAGTCATTGTTAAACAATCTTGAGCCACACCTGAATTTGAAGGGGCTGAAGTTATCCGATTATGGCGGAGCAAGGTTTTCGAGTTGGCTATCTTCATTAACTAATTTAGTCCAACttgaaataaaacatttttgtAATTGCCAACATCTACCACCCTTGGATCATCTTTCATCTCTCAAATCTCTTTCTCTTGAGTATTCCAATGTTTTAGAACACCTGCCACCCTTGGGTCATCTTTCATCTCTCGAGTCTCTTGATCTTTGTGGGTTAGATGTGTTAGAATACGTGGCAGATTCTTTCCCTTTGCCTTGTTCCACGTCAAGAGAATCATTCTTCCCGTGCCTTAAGAAACTTTCAATCTGGCGCTGTCCCAATCTCAAAGGATGGTGGAAGACAAAGAATGAGAACCAAGGATCAATCGCTGAGCTGCCTTGCTTTCCTTGCCTTTCCGAGTTATATATCGGCAAGTGTCCAAACTTAACCTCCATGCCGTTGTTTCCATCTCTTGACCAAAGATTCTCTTTGAATGATACTAGTGTAAGTCTTTTGCAACAAACATTGGAGATGAAGATGACATCAGAAGaagcatcatcatcattagGGAGCGCTTGTCATTCATATTCTTCAACTACCCTTCCTCTCTCCAATTTGAAGCGTCTGAGTCTTGTTGACATTAAGGATTTAGAAGTTCTACCCTTCCTACAAAATCTCACTTCTCTTGAGTACTTATTGTTGAGAGACTGCCCTAAATTGGAATTGCTACTGCCGGAAAAGATGAGCTGCGTCGTCcctataaaaaaattgtgtGTTTCGAATTGCCCTAATTTGAGGGCCTTGCCGGACTGGAGACTCAATCTCACTTCtcttaaaacaattaaaattgagAAGTGTCTTAAATTACGGCACATTCCAGAAGGGACGTTTGATCTTACATCTTTATAA